The following proteins are co-located in the Nonlabens ponticola genome:
- a CDS encoding DUF7507 domain-containing protein produces the protein MDYDFTVTNTGDTALNNITVSDPLLVAPNGSITGSPIADLAPGTSVTITGSLTLTQADIDRGFVNNQATATGTTDDGDDVSDVSDDDSNLEDDTTTTPLPQDNSIAIIKEGTFNDANADGFAQVGETIDYDFTVTNTGDTALNNITVSDPLLVAPNGSITGSPIADLAPGASVTITGSLTLTQADIDRGFVNNQATATGTTDDGDDVSDVSDDDSNLEDDTTTTPLPQDNSIAIIKEGTFNDANRDGFAQVGETIDYDFTEPIPETRRSTTSR, from the coding sequence ATCGACTATGACTTTACGGTCACCAATACCGGAGACACGGCGCTCAACAACATCACGGTGAGCGACCCATTACTGGTGGCACCCAACGGTAGCATCACGGGCAGCCCAATCGCGGATCTGGCACCGGGTACTAGTGTAACGATCACGGGATCGTTGACGCTCACGCAGGCAGACATCGACCGAGGCTTCGTGAACAACCAGGCCACTGCCACGGGAACGACTGATGACGGCGACGATGTGAGCGACGTATCCGATGACGACAGCAACCTGGAGGATGATACGACGACGACGCCACTTCCACAGGACAACAGCATCGCGATCATCAAGGAAGGTACGTTCAACGATGCCAACGCAGATGGCTTTGCCCAGGTAGGCGAGACGATCGACTACGACTTTACGGTCACCAATACCGGAGACACGGCGCTCAACAACATCACGGTGAGCGACCCATTACTGGTGGCACCCAACGGTAGCATCACGGGCAGCCCAATCGCGGATCTGGCACCAGGCGCTAGTGTAACGATCACGGGATCGTTGACGCTCACGCAGGCAGACATCGACCGAGGCTTCGTGAACAACCAGGCCACTGCCACTGGAACGACTGATGACGGCGACGATGTGAGCGACGTATCCGATGACGACAGCAACCTGGAGGATGATACGACGACGACGCCACTTCCACAGGACAACAGCATCGCGATCATCAAGGAAGGTACGTTCAACGACGCCAATAGAGATGGTTTCGCCCAGGTAGGCGAGACGATCGACTATGACTTTACGGAACCAATACCGGAGACACGGCGCTCAACAACATCACGGTGA
- a CDS encoding DUF7507 domain-containing protein codes for MAPNGSITGSPIADLAPGTSVTITGSLTLTQADIDRGFVNNQATATGTTDDGATM; via the coding sequence GTGGCACCCAACGGTAGCATCACGGGCAGCCCAATCGCGGATCTGGCACCGGGTACTAGTGTAACGATCACGGGATCGTTGACGCTCACGCAGGCGGACATCGACCGAGGCTTCGTGAACAACCAGGCCACTGCCACTGGAACGACTGATGACGGCGCGACGATGTGA
- a CDS encoding DUF7507 domain-containing protein produces the protein MIRRRRHFHRTTASRSSRKVRSNDANADGFAQVGETIDYDFTVTNTGDTALNNITVSDPLLWHPTVASRAAQSRIWHRVLV, from the coding sequence ATGATACGACGACGACGCCACTTCCACAGGACAACAGCATCGCGATCATCAAGGAAGGTACGTTCAAACGATGCCAACGCAGATGGCTTTGCCCAGGTAGGCGAGACGATCGACTATGACTTTACGGTAACCAATACCGGAGACACGGCGCTCAACAACATCACGGTGAGCGACCCATTACTGTGGCACCCAACGGTAGCATCACGGGCAGCCCAATCGCGGATCTGGCACCGGGTACTAGTGTAA
- a CDS encoding DUF7507 domain-containing protein: MDYDFTVTNTGDTALNNITVSDPLLVAPNGSITGSPIADLAPGTSVTITGSLTLTQADIDRGFVNNQATATGTTDDGDDVSDVSDDDSNLEDDTTTTPLPQDNSIAIIKEGTFNDANADGFAQVGETIDYDFTVTNTGDTALNNITVSDPLLVAPNGSITGSPIADLAPGASVTITGSLTLTQADIDRGFVNNQATATGTTDDGDDVSDVSDDDSNLEDDTTTTPLPQDNSIAIIKEGTFKRCQRRWLCPGRRDDRL; this comes from the coding sequence ATCGACTACGACTTTACGGTCACCAATACCGGAGACACGGCGCTCAACAACATCACGGTGAGCGACCCATTACTGGTGGCACCCAACGGTAGCATCACGGGCAGCCCAATCGCGGATCTGGCACCGGGTACTAGTGTAACGATCACGGGATCGTTGACGCTCACGCAGGCAGACATCGACCGAGGCTTCGTGAACAACCAGGCCACTGCCACGGGAACGACGGATGACGGCGACGATGTGAGCGACGTATCTGATGACGACAGCAACCTGGAGGATGATACGACGACGACGCCACTTCCACAGGACAACAGCATCGCGATCATCAAGGAAGGTACGTTCAACGATGCCAACGCAGATGGCTTTGCCCAGGTAGGCGAGACGATCGACTACGACTTTACGGTCACCAATACCGGAGACACGGCGCTCAACAACATCACGGTGAGCGACCCATTACTGGTGGCACCCAACGGTAGCATCACGGGCAGCCCAATCGCGGATCTGGCACCAGGCGCTAGTGTAACGATCACGGGATCGTTGACGCTCACGCAGGCAGACATCGACCGAGGCTTCGTGAACAACCAGGCCACTGCCACTGGAACGACGGATGACGGCGACGATGTGAGCGACGTATCTGATGACGACAGCAACCTGGAGGATGATACGACGACGACGCCACTTCCACAGGACAACAGCATCGCGATCATCAAGGAAGGTACGTTCAAACGATGCCAACGCAGATGGCTTTGCCCAGGTAGGCGAGACGATCGACTATGA
- a CDS encoding DUF7507 domain-containing protein — protein MTLTQADIDRGFVNNQATATGTTDDGDDVSDVSDDDSNLEDDTTTTPLPQDNSIAIIKEGTFNDANADGFAQVGETIDYDFTVTNTGDTALNNITVSDPLLVAPNGSITGSPIADLAPGASVTITGSLTLTQADIDRGFVNNQPLPRERLMTATM, from the coding sequence TTGACGCTCACGCAGGCAGACATCGACCGAGGCTTCGTGAACAACCAGGCCACTGCCACGGGAACGACGGATGACGGCGACGATGTGAGCGACGTATCTGATGACGACAGCAACCTGGAGGATGATACGACGACGACGCCACTTCCACAGGACAACAGCATCGCGATCATCAAGGAAGGTACGTTCAACGATGCCAACGCAGATGGCTTTGCCCAGGTAGGCGAGACGATCGACTACGACTTTACGGTCACCAATACCGGAGACACGGCACTCAACAACATCACGGTGAGCGACCCATTACTGGTGGCACCCAACGGTAGCATCACGGGCAGCCCAATCGCGGATCTGGCACCAGGCGCTAGTGTAACGATCACGGGATCGTTGACGCTCACGCAGGCAGACATCGACCGAGGCTTCGTGAACAACCAGCCACTGCCACGGGAACGACTGATGACGGCGACGATGTGA
- a CDS encoding DUF7507 domain-containing protein, which translates to MEDDTTTTPLPQDNSIAIIKEGTFNDANADGFAQVGETIDYDFTVTNTGDTALNNITVSDPLLVAPTVASRAAQSRIWHRVLV; encoded by the coding sequence CTGGAGGATGATACGACGACGACGCCACTTCCACAGGACAACAGCATCGCGATCATCAAGGAAGGTACGTTCAACGATGCCAACGCAGATGGCTTTGCCCAGGTAGGCGAGACGATCGACTACGACTTTACGGTCACCAATACCGGAGACACGGCGCTCAACAACATCACGGTGAGCGACCCATTACTGGTGGCACCAACGGTAGCATCACGGGCAGCCCAATCGCGGATCTGGCACCGGGTACTAGTGTAA
- a CDS encoding DUF7507 domain-containing protein, with the protein MTLTQADIDRGFVNNQATATGTTDDGDDVSDVSDDDSNLEDDTTTTPLPQDNSIAIIKEGTFNDANADGFAQVGETIDYDFTVTNTGDTALNNITVSDPLLVAPNGSITGSPIADLAPGASVTITGSLTLTQADIDRGFVNNQATATGTTDDGDDVSDVSMTTATWRMIRRRRHFHRTTASRSSRKVRSTMPTQMALPR; encoded by the coding sequence TTGACGCTCACGCAGGCAGACATCGACCGAGGCTTCGTGAACAACCAGGCCACTGCCACGGGAACGACTGATGACGGCGACGATGTGAGCGACGTATCCGATGACGACAGCAACCTGGAGGATGATACGACGACGACGCCACTTCCACAGGACAACAGCATCGCGATCATCAAGGAAGGTACGTTCAACGATGCCAACGCAGATGGCTTTGCCCAGGTAGGCGAGACGATCGACTACGACTTTACGGTCACCAATACCGGAGACACGGCACTCAACAACATCACGGTGAGCGACCCATTACTGGTGGCACCCAACGGTAGCATCACGGGCAGCCCAATCGCGGATCTGGCACCAGGCGCTAGTGTAACGATCACGGGATCGTTGACGCTCACGCAGGCAGACATCGACCGAGGCTTCGTGAACAACCAGGCCACTGCCACGGGAACGACTGATGACGGCGACGATGTGAGCGACGTATCGATGACGACAGCAACCTGGAGGATGATACGACGACGACGCCACTTCCACAGGACAACAGCATCGCGATCATCAAGGAAGGTACGTTCAACGATGCCAACGCAGATGGCTTTGCCCAGGTAG
- a CDS encoding DUF7507 domain-containing protein, whose product MAIIKEGTFNDANADGFAQVGETIDYDFTVTNTGDTALNNITVSDPLLVAPTVASRAAQSRIWHQALV is encoded by the coding sequence ATCGCGATCATCAAGGAAGGTACGTTCAACGATGCCAACGCAGATGGCTTTGCCCAGGTAGGCGAGACGATCGACTACGACTTTACGGTCACCAATACCGGAGACACGGCGCTCAACAACATCACGGTGAGCGACCCATTACTGGTGGCACCAACGGTAGCATCACGGGCAGCCCAATCGCGGATCTGGCACCAGGCGCTAGTGTAA